The Coregonus clupeaformis isolate EN_2021a unplaced genomic scaffold, ASM2061545v1 scaf0087, whole genome shotgun sequence genome includes a window with the following:
- the LOC121557795 gene encoding hsp90 co-chaperone Cdc37, with the protein MTTRTIDYSVWDHIEVSDDEDETHPNIDTPSLFRWRHQARVEKQVAFEEKGEELERNMAECKRRLEEVQYRVKELEEGGQKEGAEEERKTELSKAQTEEKKYKKDQRLWEKKMEEHRREEKKMPWNVDTLSKEGFSKSVLNIKPEPTEETEEQKEEKHQTFVEKHEKQIKHFGMLRRWEDSQKYLSDHPYLVCEETANYLVIMCIDLEVEEKHGLMDQVAHQTIVMQFILELAKSLKIDPRGCFRQFFQKIKTADQPYQEAFTDELESFKERVRGRAKIRIQKAMEEYEEEERQNRLGPGGLDPVEVYQTLPEEMKKCFDDKDISMLQEAISKMDPMEAKVHMKRCIDSGLWVPNANTDNEDAENEEEEKEDKEDEEEPEKEEK; encoded by the exons ATGACGACTAGGACTATTGATTACAGTGTGTGGGACCACATCGAAGTATCGGATGATGAGGATGAGACTCACCCCAATATCGACACCCCGAGCCTTTTCCGATGGAGGCATCAG GCGCGTGTGGAGAAACAGGTGGCCTtcgaggagaaaggagaggagctggagaggaacATGGCGGAGTGTAAGAGACGTCTGGAGGAGGTGCAGTACAGAGTGAAGGAGTTagaggagggaggacagaaggaaggagcggaggaggagaggaagacagagctGAGCAAGGCCCAGACAGAGGAGAAGAAATACAAAAAGGATCAACGCTTGTGGGAGAAGAAGATGGAGGAACATcggagagaggagaaaaagatGCCTTGGAACGTTGACACGCTCAGCAAAGAGGGATTCAGCAAG AGTGTGTTGAACATCAAGCCGGAACCGACAGAAGAGACGGAGGAACAGAAGGAAGAGAAACACCAGACCTTTGTGGAGAAACACGAGAAACAGATCAAACACTTTG GGATGCTGCGGCGTTGGGAGGACAGTCAGAAGTACCTGTCTGACCACCCTTACCTGGTGTGTGAAGAGACGGCTAACTACCTGGTCATCATGTGTATAGacctggaggtggaggag aaacaTGGTTTGATGGATCAGGTAGCTCACCAGACCATAGTGATGCAGTTTATCTTGGAGCTGGCTAAGAGTCTGAAGATCGACCCTCGAGGATGCTTCAGACAGTTCTTCCAAAAGATCAAG acagcGGACCAGCCCTACCAGGAGGCCTTTACTGATGAGCTGGAGTCATTTAAGGAGAGAGTTCGAGGCAGAGCTAAGATCAGGATACAAAAG GCTATGGAGgagtatgaggaggaggagagacagaaccgACTAGGACCTGGTGGACTGGACCCTGTGGAAGTCTACCAGACTCTGccagag GAAATGAAGAAGTGTTTTGATGATAAAGACATCTCAATGCTGCAGGAAGCTATCAGCAAGATGGACCCCATG GAGGCAAAGGTCCACATGAAGAGGTGCATTGACTCGGGACTCTGGGTTCCCAACGCCAATACCGACAACGAAGATGCAGAGAATGAGGAAGAGGAAAAGGAGGACAAAGAAgatgaggaagagccagagaagGAGGAGAAATGA
- the LOC121557830 gene encoding neuronal growth regulator 1-like: MEIVILVSLLSLYCDITDAECLVVSPVRLVVKYGDPASAKCTSDPPQQMGWEATQGGVGLTDNEEKFLNWSFQRVTDWNIKPTCFTESGKCHKQLDITVYKLPDFVSISYRSHPDPMVEQHQYQLQCLFQNIAPIERLRVTFYKVNTGGEQTELGTQQNSKYNIKTPVNGTYTLDFTPSRDDDGTQLWCSAMLDLGPEGPQPPPVMESDRLNITVHYKPQITMSPGCFSVSITEGDTLSINCSAKGNPAPSYEWLLPQAAPAPNTMEDRSVVTITNMVKSHSGEYTCIAINPLGNSTCTVNVEVTVDYLPIIAGLAAAAIVILLVISCFIYSSYYKHTRMGHYQLKDMLPRRHKNKHVAHHNGMDQSSM, encoded by the exons ATGGAGATCGTGATACTTGTTTCATTATTGTCTCTGTATTGTGACATCACCG ATGCTGAGTGCCTGGTGGTTAGTCCTGTCAGGCTGGTGGTGAAGTATGGAGACCCAGCTTCAGCCAAATGCACCTCCGATCCGCCTCAGCAAATGGGCTGGGAGGCGACCCAGGGAGGGGTGGGTCTAACAGACAATGAGGAGAAGTTCCTAAACTGGAGCTTCCAAAG AGTGACTGACTGGAATATCAAACCTACGTGCTTCACAGAGAGTGGCAAGTGTCATAAACAGCTGGACATCACAGTTTATA AGCTTCCAGACTTTGTGTCCATCAGCTATAGGAGTCACCCTGATCCGATGGTTGAGCAGCATCAGTACCAGTTACAGTGTCTCTTCCAGAACATCGCTCCTATTGAGAGACTCAGGGTGACCTTCTACAAAGTCAATACCGGTGGTGAACAGACAGAATTAGGCACACAACAGAACTCCAAGTACAACATCAAGACACCAGTGAATGGGACCTATACCCTGGACTTCACCCCTAGTAGAGATGATGATGGGACCCAGTTGTGGTGTTCAGCCATGTTGGATCTGGGACCAGAGGGACCCCAACCTCCTCCTGTAATGGAATCAGACCGCCTCAACATCACTGTGCACT acaAACCTCAGATCACTATGAGTCCTGGATGTTTCTCCGTGAGCATCACAGAGGGCGACACCCTATCAATTAACTGTAGTGCAAAGGGTAACCCCGCCCCCTCATATGAATGGTTGCTCCCCCAAGCCGCCCCCGCCCCCAACACCATGGAAGACAGATCCGTAGTGACCATCACCAACATGGTGAAGTCTCACTCTGGAGAGTACACCTGCATCGCTATCAACCCCCTGGGAAACAGCACCTGTACTGTTAACGTGGAGGTCACAG TGGACTACCTGCCCATCATTGCAGGGCTGGCGGCGGCTGCCAtagtgatcctcttggtgatctcCTGTTTCATCTACTCCTCTTACTATAAACACACCCGCATGGGCCACTACCAACTGAAAGACATGTTGCCACGACGACACAAGAACAAACACGTGGCGCACCACAACGGAATGGATCAGTCCAGCATGTAG